The sequence below is a genomic window from Nocardia fluminea.
ACGTCGCCCGGGCCTACCTCGACTTCGCCACCGCCAACCCCGCCCGCTACGACGCGATCTTCCAGCAGAAGACCGACCTGAACTTCGGCCTCGACGCCCCACAGCCCCTGCGCGACGCCTTCGCCGGCCTGGAAGCGATGTTCTCCCCCTACGCCGAGGGCGACGATCTCGGCGCCCGCACCGAAGTGGCCTGGGCCTCCCTGCACGGCCTGGCCACCCTCGACCGCAGCGGGCGATTGCGCCCGGACCTGCGTGAACGACGCCTCACCCTGCTGGTCGACGGGACCAGCGAAGTTACCGCCGATCCGGCCTGACCGAGGCGAACCCGCCGGGTGACCCAGCGCACCTCGACGGGCGCGTGGCTCCGCGTAGGTTGGAAGCAACGACGCGGATGCGCGAAGCGGCCGAGGGCGAAGGGACGGCGGATGGCGGAAGTCGTAGTAGTGGGGTCGGGGCCGAACGGGCTTGCCGCGGCGGTGATCGCCGCTCGCGCGGGGCTGTCGGTGCGGGTCCTCGAAGCGCAGGAGCAGGCGGGCGGCGGATCACGCACGGCCGAGCTGACCCTGCCCGGATTCCATCACGACATCTGCGCGGGGGCGCATCCGATGGCATTGGCGTCACCGTTCTTTCGCGCGTTCGACCTCGCGGCGCACGGTGTCGACCTGCTCACCCCGACCGTCTCCTACGCACACCCCCTCGACGGCGGCGTCGCCGGATTGGCTTGGCGCAACCTCGAATCCACCGTCGCCGACCTCGGCCGCGACGGGCGGCCGTGGCGTGAGCTGTTCGCGCCGCTGGTGGAGCACTGGCCCGACGTGGTCGAGTTGGCCATGTCGGATCTGCGGCACCCGCCGCTGCGCGTCGGCACCGGCGTCAAGTTCGCGATCCGCTTGCTCGAACAGGCGTCCCCGCTGTCGGACAACCGTTTCAGCGGCGACGTCGCGCCCGCGATGTTCAGCGGGGTGGCCGCCCACGCCATCACCTCACCGCGCGCCTTCCCTGCCGTCGGCGCGGCCCTGCTGCTCGGCACTCTCGCGCACGCGGGCGGCTGGGTGATCCCGCGCGGCGGCAGCCAAGCGATCCCGAACGCGATGATCGCCGAGATCGAACGCCTCGGTGGCGAGGTGCGCACCGGACACCGCGTCGAGGATTTCGCCGAACTCGCCACCGCCCGCGCGGTGCTGTTCGACACCTCGCCTGCCGAACTCCTGCGCATCGCCGGTGACCGGCTGCCCGCGCGCTACCGCAACAGCCTCGGGCGTTTTCGGTACGGCAACGCGGCGTGCAAGGTCGACTTCGCGCTGTCGGGTCCGGTGCCGTGGGCGGGGGAGGGCGCGGAGCTGGCAGGCACCCTGCACCTGATCGGTACCAGGGCGCAGGCCATGCGGGCCGAACATCAGGTCGCCACGGGCACTTTCGCCGATCGGCCGTACGTGCTGGCCATTCAGCCCGGGGTCGTCGACCCCACCCGGGCGCCCGAGGGTAAGCACACCTTCTACACCTACGCCCACGTCCCCAACGGCACCGATCGCGATATCAGCGACCAGATCGTCGACCAGGTCGAGCGCTTCGCGCCCGGTTTCCGCGACCTGATCCTGGCGAAACACGTGACACCGGCGGCCTTCATGCCCGGGCACAACGCCAACTATGTCGGCGGCGATATCTCGGCGGGCGCGATGTCCACGCGCCAGACCCTGTTCCGGCCGCTCGCTCGCTGGAATCCGTACTCCACACCGATTCCGGGCACTTACCTGTGCTCGTCATCGACCCCGCCGGGGCCCGGCGTCCACGGGATGCCGGGACTGCACGCGGCGCATCACATGCTGCGCAATCGATTCGGCATCGTCACCGATCCGCTCGATCTGTTGCGCGGGAAGTCACCGGCCTACCGGTAGGGCCTCATCGGCGCGTCGTGGGCTCTGCCGGGCTCGAACACATCGGGCTCGAGGTAGATCGTGCACACATTCGGCACGGCGGCGCGGATGCGGTGGTCCGCGGCGTCGATCACCTCCGACACCTGTGTGATGTCGAGCCCGGCGTGCAGCGCGATCTCGGCGTTGATCAGCAGATCCTGCGGCCCGAGGTACTGGGTCTGCATCCGGATGACGCGCTCGATCCGCGGATCGGTCAGCAGCGCCGAGCGGATCGCGGTGTCGTCTTTGGCCGTCGCGCCCTCACCGATCAGCAGACTCTTGGTCTCCACGATCAGGATCACCGCGTTCACGCCGAGCAGGATGCCGATGAACAGCGTGCCGATGCCGTCCCACACCGCGTTTCCGGTGAGTACCGACAGGCTCACCCCGGTCAGGGCGAACAGCAGGCCGATGATCGCGCCCGCGTCCTCCAGCAGCACCACGGGAAGTTCGGGATTACGGGTGTGGCGGATGAAATACCACCACGAATTCTTGCCCTTCAGCGGCGCCGACTGCTTGCGCGCGGTGCGGAAACTGGCGCTCTCGAGCACCAGCGACACCCCGAGAATCCCGATCGCGACCCAGGCCGAAGCGATCTCCTCCGGGAACCGGATCTTGTGGATCGCCTCGTTGATCGCGAACAGCGACCCCATCACGAACAGGACGAGCGCGACGACGAACGAATAGAAGTACCGATTGCGCGAATATCCGAAGGGGTGCAGCGCGTCCGCGGGCTGGTCGGCCCGATTGCGGCCGACCAGCAGCAGCGCCTCGTTGCCGGTATCGGCCACCGAGTGCACCGCCTCGGCCAGCATCGCCGACGAGCCGGTGATGAACGCGCCGATGAACTTCGCGACCATGATCCCCGCGTTCGCCCCGAGCGCGGCGAGGATCGCGATCTTGCTGTCTTCGCCTTGCTCGGCCATAGGCGAACGCTACCGCCGAACCACGGTGCCGATCCAGAGCCCGGCACCGTGTCGCCGGCCGCTATTTGACCCTATATAGGTCGGGTTCGAGGTAGATGAGGCGGGCGGTGGGGACCGCCGCGCGCACACGCATCTCGGCGGCGTCGATGGCCTCGGCGACATCGGCGACGTCCAGGTTCGGGGCGAGGGCGACCTTCGCGGCGACCAGCATCTCGTCCGGGCCCAGGTACTGGGTCTTGAGGTGGATCAGCGACGTGATCTTGGTGCCGTCGACCAGGTTCTCGCGGATGGCGCGACCCTGTTCGGGAGTGGCCCCTTCACCGATGAGCAGGCTCTTCATCTCGATGATCAGCACGATCGCGATGACGCCGAGCAGGATGCCGATGGACAGGGTGCCGATGCCGTCGAAGATCGGGTCGTCGGTGACCATGGTGAGCCCGACGCCGCCGAGGGCGAGCACGAGACCGATCAGCGCGCCGGTGTCCTCGAGCAGCACCACCGGCAGCTCGGGGCTGCGCGAGTTGCGGATGAACTGCCACCAGCTCGCATTGCCCTTGAGCGGGCGGGATTCACGCACCGCGGTGAGGAAGCTGTAGGTCTCCAGGCCGATAGCGATCACC
It includes:
- a CDS encoding TetR/AcrR family transcriptional regulator, which encodes MSTQQRKERERAERHQRIIDTAREMAEAEGWEAVTIRKLADRIEYSQPVLYSHFANKAAIVGAVALQGCVELAEQLKLAREAATTHSEVIANVARAYLDFATANPARYDAIFQQKTDLNFGLDAPQPLRDAFAGLEAMFSPYAEGDDLGARTEVAWASLHGLATLDRSGRLRPDLRERRLTLLVDGTSEVTADPA
- a CDS encoding phytoene desaturase family protein; its protein translation is MAEVVVVGSGPNGLAAAVIAARAGLSVRVLEAQEQAGGGSRTAELTLPGFHHDICAGAHPMALASPFFRAFDLAAHGVDLLTPTVSYAHPLDGGVAGLAWRNLESTVADLGRDGRPWRELFAPLVEHWPDVVELAMSDLRHPPLRVGTGVKFAIRLLEQASPLSDNRFSGDVAPAMFSGVAAHAITSPRAFPAVGAALLLGTLAHAGGWVIPRGGSQAIPNAMIAEIERLGGEVRTGHRVEDFAELATARAVLFDTSPAELLRIAGDRLPARYRNSLGRFRYGNAACKVDFALSGPVPWAGEGAELAGTLHLIGTRAQAMRAEHQVATGTFADRPYVLAIQPGVVDPTRAPEGKHTFYTYAHVPNGTDRDISDQIVDQVERFAPGFRDLILAKHVTPAAFMPGHNANYVGGDISAGAMSTRQTLFRPLARWNPYSTPIPGTYLCSSSTPPGPGVHGMPGLHAAHHMLRNRFGIVTDPLDLLRGKSPAYR
- a CDS encoding cation diffusion facilitator family transporter, which encodes MAEQGEDSKIAILAALGANAGIMVAKFIGAFITGSSAMLAEAVHSVADTGNEALLLVGRNRADQPADALHPFGYSRNRYFYSFVVALVLFVMGSLFAINEAIHKIRFPEEIASAWVAIGILGVSLVLESASFRTARKQSAPLKGKNSWWYFIRHTRNPELPVVLLEDAGAIIGLLFALTGVSLSVLTGNAVWDGIGTLFIGILLGVNAVILIVETKSLLIGEGATAKDDTAIRSALLTDPRIERVIRMQTQYLGPQDLLINAEIALHAGLDITQVSEVIDAADHRIRAAVPNVCTIYLEPDVFEPGRAHDAPMRPYR
- a CDS encoding cation diffusion facilitator family transporter gives rise to the protein MSAGGGKKAILAALTANAGIAVAKFVGAFITGSASMMAEGVHSVADTSNQGLLLFGQRAAAKDADELHQFGYGRNRYFYSFVVALVLFTLGSVFAIYKGIHKIQQPEELSQPIVAVVILVIAIGLETYSFLTAVRESRPLKGNASWWQFIRNSRSPELPVVLLEDTGALIGLVLALGGVGLTMVTDDPIFDGIGTLSIGILLGVIAIVLIIEMKSLLIGEGATPEQGRAIRENLVDGTKITSLIHLKTQYLGPDEMLVAAKVALAPNLDVADVAEAIDAAEMRVRAAVPTARLIYLEPDLYRVK